From one Solanum lycopersicum chromosome 12, SLM_r2.1 genomic stretch:
- the LOC138340319 gene encoding uncharacterized protein: MMRPSWPSSSNRGKGRGRGGRTNNNVLAQIGNQRLIAANITKTSASTSTGISGIDARNPMYKEFMDFIKFRQQEQPSYSAVANEEVIENIEVYDQNDLDEIILILDPRDLQWKDEPWQIMTRYFDTASYAVPTYKFRMHYEIILSSMGSAEFQHFYPANTRKVYNFSKIIIKKIVTPEEWGTSTMREREYTHPEQKTAVRFNYWDYVESFNKALLYENANRKHSWFIKICSNNFKQNIPNWFCKWWTLYGLTINILPENYKRLYAEWVDISPKILQLQKDDIYFKGISIMYFFIEFSIPWIMKWTIEFQTDGQEFPCLKRKFHTKFWSKLLHKNPEGQLHGKEIIDSINISIEKGNNQNGSSTDRGWEYKRSNFEKGSSRVGSG; encoded by the coding sequence ATGATGAGGCCATCTTGGCCCTCTTCCTCTAATAGAGGAAAGGGGAGAGGACGAGGAGGAAGGACGAACAATAATGTCTTAGCTCAAATCGGAAATCAGAGGCTTATAGCCGCAAATATCACAAAAACATCTGCTAGCACATCTACTGGCATATCAGGGATAGACGCAAGAAATCCAATGTATAAagaatttatggattttataAAATTCAGACAACAAGAACAGCCATCATACTCAGCAGTGGCCAATGAAGAGGTCATTGAAAATATTGAAGTCTATGACCAAAATGATTTGgatgaaataatattaattctAGACCCAAGGGATCTACAATGGAAGGATGAACCTTGGCAAATCATGACAAGGTATTTTGACACAGCATCATATGCTGTCCCGACTTATAAATTCAGAATGCATTATGAGATTATACTCTCATCCATGGGATCAGCTGAATTCCAACATTTTTACCCAGCAAATACTAGAAAAGTTTATAACTTttctaaaataatcataaaaaagataGTTACTCCAGAAGAATGGGGAACTAGTACAATGAGGGAGAGAGAATATACTCACCCAGAACAGAAAACAGCAGTAAGATTTAATTACTGGGATTATGTGGAAAGCTTTAATAAAGCTCTGTTATATGAGAACGCTAATAGAAAGCATTCATGGTTTATCAAGATTTGCTctaataattttaaacaaaacaTCCCAAATTGGTTTTGTAAATGGTGGACTTTATATGGTCTCACAATAAATATTCTTCCTGAGAATTATAAACGATTATATGCAGAATGGGTGGATATATCCCCCAAGATCTTACAATTACAAAAagatgatatttattttaaagggatTTCAATAATGTATTTCTTTATAGAATTTTCAATTCCATGGATAATGAAATGGACAATTGAATTCCAAACAGATGGACAAGAATTTCCTTGCCTCAAGAGGAAATTTCATACAAAGTTTTGGAGTAAATTACTCCACAAAAATCCAGAAGGACAATTACATGGAAAGGAGATAATAGACTCCATTAACATTTCCATTGAAAAAGGTAATAACCAGAATGGTTCATCAACAGATAGGGGAtgggagtataaacggtcaaattttgaaaaggggtccagccgggtcgggtcgggttaa